From a single Salvelinus sp. IW2-2015 linkage group LG22, ASM291031v2, whole genome shotgun sequence genomic region:
- the LOC111949752 gene encoding hypoxia-inducible factor 1-alpha isoform X4, which translates to MDTKEEPVGQRSSTAQRKVRSRDAARCRRSLETELFYELAHTLPLPRRVSADLDKAAIMRVTLSFLRMHHLRSGDTSEERVTDGDEDTMDGFYPRALAGFIMVMTEEGDMIYLGDSVDKHLGIQQLEMLGQSVYDFVHPCDQEELRDLLVPRPGVFKKKPVQQHTEMNFFLRMKSTLTSRGRTVNIKSATWKVLHCTGHMRVCCSDEDSSXPAGSFMTVLCEPIPHPSSVEFPLDRSTFLTRHSMDLRFTHCEGRVAELVGYEPEDLIGKSAYEFHHALDSDHVTKSLHILLSKGQVCTSQYRFLAKSGGFVWAETQATVXYNNKTSQPEAVVCLNFILSVVEQADVVFSVEQTGCGLKSDPVSEASGETLCDSDNSSSGELFQQLKENPEDLLQLAPVSGDPIVPVTDFAELSFSLPSSPDSAPVFPQDLCTPELWTLLSPIFDKPTSSPTPALIPIEELPIEDEVEKLFAVCPEEVVQKEDQPEDMEVVDLDMLAPYISMDDDFLLSVQLPEPPDSPSPEPPTATRKR; encoded by the exons GTCGAGTACAGCTCAGCGGAAGGTGCGTTCCCGGGATGCGGCGCGCTGCAGGCGGAGTCTGGAGACGGAGCTGTTCTACGAGCTGGCCCATACCCTGCCCCTCCCCCGCAGAGTCTCCGCCGACCTGGACAAGGCCGCCATCATGAGGGTGACGCTCAGCTTCCTTCGCATGCACCACCTCCGCTCAG GGGATACGAGTGAGGAGCGCGTCACAGATGGGGACGAGGACACGATGGATGGGTTCTACCCCCGGGCGTTGGCAGGCTTCATCATGGTGATGACAGAGGAGGGGGATATGATTTACCTGGGTGACAGCGTCGACAAACACCTGGGCATCCAACAG CTGGAGATGCTGGGCCAGAGTGTGTATGACTTTGTCCACCCATGTGACCAAGAGGAGCTACGGGATCTCCTGGTGCCTAGGCCAG GTGTATTCAAGAAGAAACCAGTGCAGCAACACACAGAGATGAACTTCTTCCTTAGGATGAAGAGCACTCTGACTAGTAGAGGGCGCACTGTCAACATAAAGTCTGCCACCTGGAAG GTGCTGCACTGTACAGGCCACATGCGTGTGTGCTGCAGTGACGAGGACTCGTCACRTCCTGCAGGCAGCTTCATGACGGTGCTGTGTGAGCCCATCCCCCACCCGTCCAGTGTGGAGTTCCCTCTGGACCGCAGTACCTTCCTCACTCGACACAGCATGGACCTGCGCTTCACACACTGCGAGGGCAG GGTGGCAGAGCTAGTGGGATACGAGCCAGAAGATCTGATTGGCAAATCTGCCTACGAATTCCATCATGCCCTGGACTCGGATCATGTGACCAAGAGCCTGCACATCC TTCTGTCTAAAGGCCAGGTGTGCACCAGCCAATACCGTTTCCTGGCTAAGAGTGGGGGCTTTGTGTGGGCAGAGACCCAGGCTACAGTCKTCTACAACAACAAGACCTCCCAACCAGAGGCTGTGGTCTGTCTTAACTTTATCCTCAG tgtggtgGAGCAGGCAGATGTGGTGTTCTCAGTAGAGCAGACTGGCTGTGGGCTGAAGAGTGATCCTGTCTCTGAGGCCTCAGGGGAGACCTTGTGTGACAGTGACAACAGCAGCAGTGGAGAGCTCTTCCAACAGCTGAAGGAGAACCCAGAGGACCTCCTCCAACTGGCCCCTGTCTCAGGAGACCCCATCGTACCCGTCACAG ACTTTGCGGAGCTGTCGTTCAGCCTTCCATCAAGCCCTGACTCCGCCCCAGTTTTCCCACAGGACCTGTGCACCCCCGAGCTGTGGACGCTCCTCTCACCCATATTCGACAAGCCCACCTCATCACCAACACCAGCGCTG ATCCCCATTGAGGAGCTGCCAATAGAGGATGAGGTGGAGAAGTTGTTTGCCGTCTGTCCAGAAGAGGTCGTGCAGAAGGAAGACCAGCCTGAG GACATGGAAGTGGTTGATCTGGACATGCTGGCTCCGTATATCTCCATGGATGATGATTTCCTGCTCAGCGTCCAGCTCCCTGAGCCCCCTGACAGCCCCTCCCCAGAGCCCCCCACTGCTACCAGGAAACGGTAA
- the LOC111949752 gene encoding hypoxia-inducible factor 1-alpha isoform X3 has protein sequence MDTKEEPVGQRSSTAQRKVRSRDAARCRRSLETELFYELAHTLPLPRRVSADLDKAAIMRVTLSFLRMHHLRSAGDTSEERVTDGDEDTMDGFYPRALAGFIMVMTEEGDMIYLGDSVDKHLGIQQLEMLGQSVYDFVHPCDQEELRDLLVPRPGVFKKKPVQQHTEMNFFLRMKSTLTSRGRTVNIKSATWKVLHCTGHMRVCCSDEDSSXPAGSFMTVLCEPIPHPSSVEFPLDRSTFLTRHSMDLRFTHCEGRVAELVGYEPEDLIGKSAYEFHHALDSDHVTKSLHILLSKGQVCTSQYRFLAKSGGFVWAETQATVXYNNKTSQPEAVVCLNFILSVVEQADVVFSVEQTGCGLKSDPVSEASGETLCDSDNSSSGELFQQLKENPEDLLQLAPVSGDPIVPVTDFAELSFSLPSSPDSAPVFPQDLCTPELWTLLSPIFDKPTSSPTPALIPIEELPIEDEVEKLFAVCPEEVVQKEDQPEDMEVVDLDMLAPYISMDDDFLLSVQLPEPPDSPSPEPPTATRKR, from the exons GTCGAGTACAGCTCAGCGGAAGGTGCGTTCCCGGGATGCGGCGCGCTGCAGGCGGAGTCTGGAGACGGAGCTGTTCTACGAGCTGGCCCATACCCTGCCCCTCCCCCGCAGAGTCTCCGCCGACCTGGACAAGGCCGCCATCATGAGGGTGACGCTCAGCTTCCTTCGCATGCACCACCTCCGCTCAG CAGGGGATACGAGTGAGGAGCGCGTCACAGATGGGGACGAGGACACGATGGATGGGTTCTACCCCCGGGCGTTGGCAGGCTTCATCATGGTGATGACAGAGGAGGGGGATATGATTTACCTGGGTGACAGCGTCGACAAACACCTGGGCATCCAACAG CTGGAGATGCTGGGCCAGAGTGTGTATGACTTTGTCCACCCATGTGACCAAGAGGAGCTACGGGATCTCCTGGTGCCTAGGCCAG GTGTATTCAAGAAGAAACCAGTGCAGCAACACACAGAGATGAACTTCTTCCTTAGGATGAAGAGCACTCTGACTAGTAGAGGGCGCACTGTCAACATAAAGTCTGCCACCTGGAAG GTGCTGCACTGTACAGGCCACATGCGTGTGTGCTGCAGTGACGAGGACTCGTCACRTCCTGCAGGCAGCTTCATGACGGTGCTGTGTGAGCCCATCCCCCACCCGTCCAGTGTGGAGTTCCCTCTGGACCGCAGTACCTTCCTCACTCGACACAGCATGGACCTGCGCTTCACACACTGCGAGGGCAG GGTGGCAGAGCTAGTGGGATACGAGCCAGAAGATCTGATTGGCAAATCTGCCTACGAATTCCATCATGCCCTGGACTCGGATCATGTGACCAAGAGCCTGCACATCC TTCTGTCTAAAGGCCAGGTGTGCACCAGCCAATACCGTTTCCTGGCTAAGAGTGGGGGCTTTGTGTGGGCAGAGACCCAGGCTACAGTCKTCTACAACAACAAGACCTCCCAACCAGAGGCTGTGGTCTGTCTTAACTTTATCCTCAG tgtggtgGAGCAGGCAGATGTGGTGTTCTCAGTAGAGCAGACTGGCTGTGGGCTGAAGAGTGATCCTGTCTCTGAGGCCTCAGGGGAGACCTTGTGTGACAGTGACAACAGCAGCAGTGGAGAGCTCTTCCAACAGCTGAAGGAGAACCCAGAGGACCTCCTCCAACTGGCCCCTGTCTCAGGAGACCCCATCGTACCCGTCACAG ACTTTGCGGAGCTGTCGTTCAGCCTTCCATCAAGCCCTGACTCCGCCCCAGTTTTCCCACAGGACCTGTGCACCCCCGAGCTGTGGACGCTCCTCTCACCCATATTCGACAAGCCCACCTCATCACCAACACCAGCGCTG ATCCCCATTGAGGAGCTGCCAATAGAGGATGAGGTGGAGAAGTTGTTTGCCGTCTGTCCAGAAGAGGTCGTGCAGAAGGAAGACCAGCCTGAG GACATGGAAGTGGTTGATCTGGACATGCTGGCTCCGTATATCTCCATGGATGATGATTTCCTGCTCAGCGTCCAGCTCCCTGAGCCCCCTGACAGCCCCTCCCCAGAGCCCCCCACTGCTACCAGGAAACGGTAA
- the LOC111949752 gene encoding hypoxia-inducible factor 1-alpha isoform X2, translated as MHNARPVLEKYRKPLICSPNRSKLKTGAVNEAASHTPKITLRDWGWVQDQFLREQVGVGQEVSGSGWTRSSTAQRKVRSRDAARCRRSLETELFYELAHTLPLPRRVSADLDKAAIMRVTLSFLRMHHLRSGDTSEERVTDGDEDTMDGFYPRALAGFIMVMTEEGDMIYLGDSVDKHLGIQQLEMLGQSVYDFVHPCDQEELRDLLVPRPGVFKKKPVQQHTEMNFFLRMKSTLTSRGRTVNIKSATWKVLHCTGHMRVCCSDEDSSXPAGSFMTVLCEPIPHPSSVEFPLDRSTFLTRHSMDLRFTHCEGRVAELVGYEPEDLIGKSAYEFHHALDSDHVTKSLHILLSKGQVCTSQYRFLAKSGGFVWAETQATVXYNNKTSQPEAVVCLNFILSVVEQADVVFSVEQTGCGLKSDPVSEASGETLCDSDNSSSGELFQQLKENPEDLLQLAPVSGDPIVPVTDFAELSFSLPSSPDSAPVFPQDLCTPELWTLLSPIFDKPTSSPTPALIPIEELPIEDEVEKLFAVCPEEVVQKEDQPEDMEVVDLDMLAPYISMDDDFLLSVQLPEPPDSPSPEPPTATRKR; from the exons ATGCACAATGCGCGGCCAGTGTTGGAGAAATACAGAAAACCGCTCATCTGTAGCCCAAACCGTTCAAAACTAAAGACCGGGGCTGTAAATGAAGCTGCTTCACATACACCTAAAATAACTTTGCGGGACTGGGGTTGGGTTCAGGACCAGTTCTTGCGGGAGCAGGTGGGAGTCGGACAAGAAGTCAGCGGGAGCGGGTGGACGCG GTCGAGTACAGCTCAGCGGAAGGTGCGTTCCCGGGATGCGGCGCGCTGCAGGCGGAGTCTGGAGACGGAGCTGTTCTACGAGCTGGCCCATACCCTGCCCCTCCCCCGCAGAGTCTCCGCCGACCTGGACAAGGCCGCCATCATGAGGGTGACGCTCAGCTTCCTTCGCATGCACCACCTCCGCTCAG GGGATACGAGTGAGGAGCGCGTCACAGATGGGGACGAGGACACGATGGATGGGTTCTACCCCCGGGCGTTGGCAGGCTTCATCATGGTGATGACAGAGGAGGGGGATATGATTTACCTGGGTGACAGCGTCGACAAACACCTGGGCATCCAACAG CTGGAGATGCTGGGCCAGAGTGTGTATGACTTTGTCCACCCATGTGACCAAGAGGAGCTACGGGATCTCCTGGTGCCTAGGCCAG GTGTATTCAAGAAGAAACCAGTGCAGCAACACACAGAGATGAACTTCTTCCTTAGGATGAAGAGCACTCTGACTAGTAGAGGGCGCACTGTCAACATAAAGTCTGCCACCTGGAAG GTGCTGCACTGTACAGGCCACATGCGTGTGTGCTGCAGTGACGAGGACTCGTCACRTCCTGCAGGCAGCTTCATGACGGTGCTGTGTGAGCCCATCCCCCACCCGTCCAGTGTGGAGTTCCCTCTGGACCGCAGTACCTTCCTCACTCGACACAGCATGGACCTGCGCTTCACACACTGCGAGGGCAG GGTGGCAGAGCTAGTGGGATACGAGCCAGAAGATCTGATTGGCAAATCTGCCTACGAATTCCATCATGCCCTGGACTCGGATCATGTGACCAAGAGCCTGCACATCC TTCTGTCTAAAGGCCAGGTGTGCACCAGCCAATACCGTTTCCTGGCTAAGAGTGGGGGCTTTGTGTGGGCAGAGACCCAGGCTACAGTCKTCTACAACAACAAGACCTCCCAACCAGAGGCTGTGGTCTGTCTTAACTTTATCCTCAG tgtggtgGAGCAGGCAGATGTGGTGTTCTCAGTAGAGCAGACTGGCTGTGGGCTGAAGAGTGATCCTGTCTCTGAGGCCTCAGGGGAGACCTTGTGTGACAGTGACAACAGCAGCAGTGGAGAGCTCTTCCAACAGCTGAAGGAGAACCCAGAGGACCTCCTCCAACTGGCCCCTGTCTCAGGAGACCCCATCGTACCCGTCACAG ACTTTGCGGAGCTGTCGTTCAGCCTTCCATCAAGCCCTGACTCCGCCCCAGTTTTCCCACAGGACCTGTGCACCCCCGAGCTGTGGACGCTCCTCTCACCCATATTCGACAAGCCCACCTCATCACCAACACCAGCGCTG ATCCCCATTGAGGAGCTGCCAATAGAGGATGAGGTGGAGAAGTTGTTTGCCGTCTGTCCAGAAGAGGTCGTGCAGAAGGAAGACCAGCCTGAG GACATGGAAGTGGTTGATCTGGACATGCTGGCTCCGTATATCTCCATGGATGATGATTTCCTGCTCAGCGTCCAGCTCCCTGAGCCCCCTGACAGCCCCTCCCCAGAGCCCCCCACTGCTACCAGGAAACGGTAA
- the LOC111949752 gene encoding hypoxia-inducible factor 1-alpha isoform X1, producing the protein MHNARPVLEKYRKPLICSPNRSKLKTGAVNEAASHTPKITLRDWGWVQDQFLREQVGVGQEVSGSGWTRSSTAQRKVRSRDAARCRRSLETELFYELAHTLPLPRRVSADLDKAAIMRVTLSFLRMHHLRSAGDTSEERVTDGDEDTMDGFYPRALAGFIMVMTEEGDMIYLGDSVDKHLGIQQLEMLGQSVYDFVHPCDQEELRDLLVPRPGVFKKKPVQQHTEMNFFLRMKSTLTSRGRTVNIKSATWKVLHCTGHMRVCCSDEDSSXPAGSFMTVLCEPIPHPSSVEFPLDRSTFLTRHSMDLRFTHCEGRVAELVGYEPEDLIGKSAYEFHHALDSDHVTKSLHILLSKGQVCTSQYRFLAKSGGFVWAETQATVXYNNKTSQPEAVVCLNFILSVVEQADVVFSVEQTGCGLKSDPVSEASGETLCDSDNSSSGELFQQLKENPEDLLQLAPVSGDPIVPVTDFAELSFSLPSSPDSAPVFPQDLCTPELWTLLSPIFDKPTSSPTPALIPIEELPIEDEVEKLFAVCPEEVVQKEDQPEDMEVVDLDMLAPYISMDDDFLLSVQLPEPPDSPSPEPPTATRKR; encoded by the exons ATGCACAATGCGCGGCCAGTGTTGGAGAAATACAGAAAACCGCTCATCTGTAGCCCAAACCGTTCAAAACTAAAGACCGGGGCTGTAAATGAAGCTGCTTCACATACACCTAAAATAACTTTGCGGGACTGGGGTTGGGTTCAGGACCAGTTCTTGCGGGAGCAGGTGGGAGTCGGACAAGAAGTCAGCGGGAGCGGGTGGACGCG GTCGAGTACAGCTCAGCGGAAGGTGCGTTCCCGGGATGCGGCGCGCTGCAGGCGGAGTCTGGAGACGGAGCTGTTCTACGAGCTGGCCCATACCCTGCCCCTCCCCCGCAGAGTCTCCGCCGACCTGGACAAGGCCGCCATCATGAGGGTGACGCTCAGCTTCCTTCGCATGCACCACCTCCGCTCAG CAGGGGATACGAGTGAGGAGCGCGTCACAGATGGGGACGAGGACACGATGGATGGGTTCTACCCCCGGGCGTTGGCAGGCTTCATCATGGTGATGACAGAGGAGGGGGATATGATTTACCTGGGTGACAGCGTCGACAAACACCTGGGCATCCAACAG CTGGAGATGCTGGGCCAGAGTGTGTATGACTTTGTCCACCCATGTGACCAAGAGGAGCTACGGGATCTCCTGGTGCCTAGGCCAG GTGTATTCAAGAAGAAACCAGTGCAGCAACACACAGAGATGAACTTCTTCCTTAGGATGAAGAGCACTCTGACTAGTAGAGGGCGCACTGTCAACATAAAGTCTGCCACCTGGAAG GTGCTGCACTGTACAGGCCACATGCGTGTGTGCTGCAGTGACGAGGACTCGTCACRTCCTGCAGGCAGCTTCATGACGGTGCTGTGTGAGCCCATCCCCCACCCGTCCAGTGTGGAGTTCCCTCTGGACCGCAGTACCTTCCTCACTCGACACAGCATGGACCTGCGCTTCACACACTGCGAGGGCAG GGTGGCAGAGCTAGTGGGATACGAGCCAGAAGATCTGATTGGCAAATCTGCCTACGAATTCCATCATGCCCTGGACTCGGATCATGTGACCAAGAGCCTGCACATCC TTCTGTCTAAAGGCCAGGTGTGCACCAGCCAATACCGTTTCCTGGCTAAGAGTGGGGGCTTTGTGTGGGCAGAGACCCAGGCTACAGTCKTCTACAACAACAAGACCTCCCAACCAGAGGCTGTGGTCTGTCTTAACTTTATCCTCAG tgtggtgGAGCAGGCAGATGTGGTGTTCTCAGTAGAGCAGACTGGCTGTGGGCTGAAGAGTGATCCTGTCTCTGAGGCCTCAGGGGAGACCTTGTGTGACAGTGACAACAGCAGCAGTGGAGAGCTCTTCCAACAGCTGAAGGAGAACCCAGAGGACCTCCTCCAACTGGCCCCTGTCTCAGGAGACCCCATCGTACCCGTCACAG ACTTTGCGGAGCTGTCGTTCAGCCTTCCATCAAGCCCTGACTCCGCCCCAGTTTTCCCACAGGACCTGTGCACCCCCGAGCTGTGGACGCTCCTCTCACCCATATTCGACAAGCCCACCTCATCACCAACACCAGCGCTG ATCCCCATTGAGGAGCTGCCAATAGAGGATGAGGTGGAGAAGTTGTTTGCCGTCTGTCCAGAAGAGGTCGTGCAGAAGGAAGACCAGCCTGAG GACATGGAAGTGGTTGATCTGGACATGCTGGCTCCGTATATCTCCATGGATGATGATTTCCTGCTCAGCGTCCAGCTCCCTGAGCCCCCTGACAGCCCCTCCCCAGAGCCCCCCACTGCTACCAGGAAACGGTAA